TTCAAACCTCTATGTCAGTTTTATGTGTTTATCATCACCTgctcctttctcttttgcttcagtGTTGGATGAAATGCCCAAACAGGTGAAAACAACTTGCATCAGACTAAAGAATGAAAGCAACTCTACAGGAAATGCTGTCAAGGACAGGGAGACAGTTTTTAGTCCTCTTTCATTcacaaaatctgcttttgagTAATGGTAAACAACAGTTCAgattaagttatttttaaattcacttaCAGCAGCCTTTCTAAATGCTGTAAAATACACTGATTTCTTTAAGTTTTCACTTTACAGGTAACTTAAGATTTTGTACAGACTTGTATAATTCTTATTGCAAGCATCCATAGCATACTAAAGCATTGTCTAGGAAGatgtaaaactgattttgcaACACTAAGTATAAATACACAAAAGAATTCACTgcaatataaatatgtattttttccatacTTAAGtttcaaaagcataaaaaaatagaaatcctCTTCTACACTTCTAGAGATGAGATACTAAGCTCAAAAGACCATGTCTAAAATTGACAGGATTTAATAACTGAACTGAGTAAACCAAGGTAACTGCTGCAAATCCAATAAACTATGAGAATCACGCACTAAAATGAGTCCATACCGTGAttcaagctaagaaaaaaaaaagatacttaacCACAAAACTGGCCTGCATTTTTGTAGCTTGAAATATTAGGAGATGATGAATCTACCAACATACAAACACCTATGGCATACccaacaggctgaagaaagactAGTCAGAAGAACTAggtgtggggtggggtttttttttgtttcagtttttgtttgtttttttttaatacagaaactaTAATGGTGTGATTTGTATCCTCTTTAATAAAGTGtgcaaattaattttccataCAGCATTCTGCCAAGCAGTTCATTTTTAACATCTCTTATTTCAAGACagagagaagattaaaaaaaataaaaaatcatgcaTACTGGGGAAATAAAGGTTACATTTTCAAAGAAGATACACTCCAAACTGTCTATATTTAAAAGGCCATGTCCTGATAACAGGCATAGAAAGAGCTGCAAATGGTGTTCTAAAAACTGAACAGGGCTAAAGACTTACAGATACTGGCATGTCTTTAAAGGCAATTATATACAGGTTTAAGGAAAGCTGGGAGTTAATCTAAACAAGGTATTACATGGGTCAGATGTTTTTTCAAAGGCACACTAAATGGAATTTTACAGCTTCTTCACTGGCCCAATTATGTCATCACTTAGTTCTTTCTCCTACCTTTTCCCTTGCCAGGTCTAGAATCTCTTGGGATGTATTGATATAAATCTTCAGTGATATATGTTTGCGTCCACACgacacagagagagaaatgggGATTTTATACATACCTATTTACAGTATACCTACTTCTTAAATGTTTATGTACTTTTACAATACACTACCCTTCACCTCCTGTAAAAGGAGGGAATAATCTAACAAACAGGCAAAAAACTCTCCAGAGAACTCTGGTTAGAGACATCCGATGGCCAGAGAAGTGAGGAGCCAAGCAAAATAACAGCATTATCTTGCACTACCTTTAGTGAGTGATGAGGTCTAAGCTCCAGACTGAGAGAAGTTCCAGTCAATATCACAATATAAATAAAACCTTGCCCTGAGATCCCCTGGAAGCGGAAACAGAAGCAATCTCACTAAGTTTTTAGTGTTACAGACAGATACACAGGGAGAAGTGCTGCTGTAAATTATCTAATTGTACACAAAAGTGACCTGACCACTACTGCCATGCAAAAACCACAATTATTTTTGGTCTCCATTTAAGAGAGTCATATCCTGCTCTGCATAAAGAATCTAAATGATTTTCCAAATGCAGCTAAACAAAAGTGTAGTCTACCTGGAGATGACAGATTGAACAAAGACGCAATGTGCACGGGAGAAGAAAGGATATGATCTTTGCCTAGCCAAATAACAGAGGAAGAAGGTATTTCTGGCTATTGTTACCCTGAGGGATTTAAACATTCTGGAAAAGCTACCAATCATGACAAACAGCTAACATATGCTCTTAAAATCAGGGTACAGTCACATGCTAGATGTCATTTTACAAAATACTGAGTATCACTGAGATATCTCTTACTTAGCTAAGATCCCCTGAAAgcttagggggtttttttcattggttggttaaaaaaaaaaaatatcaccaaaaacaaaccaccaaacacaaACAGGACCCATGAAGAGAAGGATTAGTGTCCTGTTTTAGAAAGATTgaaggaaggaaaaccaaaaaacatttctgacaaaATTGACTGCTAGTAGCATAATGGTGACACCGTGGGCTTTAACACCTCAATCTGTCTTCTACCACCTTCACGTACTTACTGACTAAAAAACATAATCAGAATGAAACAGTGTTGGAACTTGTCTTCTAGCACTCCTGGAAGACAAGCTGCTACTCATTATAGCTCTCTGGCATCTTAGAAAGATGTGATGAAAGCCACTAAGGCAGTCAACACCTCATGATCAACATAATCAGAGACTGCTGATAGAGTTAGTATTTTCAGTATTAAGAAAAGACTCCAACCTCTCCCAGCAACCCgttttattaatattctttttaataagGTTTGGCCACTGATATTACTCCTCATTTAAGTTATGGCACCAAGAAGATAAATTTAAGTACTTCACCTCCCATTGCTATGGCATTTTTCCCACCTCGTAAGCGTTTAGTGTTTTGTCTCTTCACCTGAGtctcagtatttcttttctaGCATTCTTTTCTGTCCTCTCCCACATTCTCAAGGCAGGTTATCTACCTTAAAATTACTCCTCCCATTAACTTAGCTTCATCTTAGACAAGGAGTTCTTTGGGAGAACCACCAGAGTCTTCCTGTCCATTTGTAAATGCGTATCACAAGAGGTCCTCAATACAGTGAGGAATTTCCACACATAATTAGTATCAAACAATTACACGTTGAAACTGCTGTTCAGATTACTTCAGCCTGCACATGCAAGGACCTTTCACAACTGACACAGCTTCTCTGCACACAGTGTCAAAGAAATGAGACTATTCACATGCACGTGCCATTAAGATCAGTCAGTGGTCATTTATTTCAAAAGGTGAAGGTGGGAAAACGTGCAGTTTCTTACTCTGAGTGCACAGAATCAGTGTACCAGATTCAAGGCTCGCCACCCCTCCACAGGCCTGAGCGGCTCTCACAATGGAGTAACGCTTTGAAGCAAAACCACCAAGACCAAAAGTGCCTCAAGTTCAATTTAAAGAGCCACAATGGTGTTGCTGAATCTCCCTTTTCCCACCATACTCATTTGCCTACAGCGTCTCTTGGCTGTCAAAAAGAGAAGGCTTCTACATACACCACAGGCTCACAACTGGTTCAACCTGAGTAAAGTTAATACTTGAAAAAGAGAAGCTGAGGCAGGATGAAGTCTAggcttgtggaaaaaaaaaatctacctaagaataaatattaattatttcaGTATAATAAATAATCTAAACTACAATCACCACTAGCATACCCACATTCCACAGTATTCTTTTGTCTTCCTCTATACAATGGGAATATACACACTGTCACAGATTGTTAAACACAATTTACCCACACAGTAGTTTCAGAGCATAATCAATACAACCCACCCCCTCAagagaaaaacaagtattttaatatAATACCTACATGCGCTGGGAcctgagaaaagaaatatttgtaattagACAAACACATCACACCGCTTCATTTCATAGGATGGCTGTAACAAGACCTGCAAGTTAGTGCAAATCGAAATATCAGACAGTCTATCTTTTAATAAAGTTACAGGCAGTCTTACCTCTCATCCTCACCATCTACTCCGAGAGGCGTTGTCAATGGCAGCACCTTCAGCGGAAAGAGGGAAGCAGAAGATGGCATGTTGCTGCTACCACCATCTGAAACGGCTGATGCTCCAACGCCACTCTCGCCACTGGCAGCTTGAGGTAAACCCACTAAGGAAGGTTCTGTGGGGCGTCTGCCGTCTTCAGTTTGGCTTACAATTGACTGAGCTAGTGATTGTGCGGGGAACTGGGTAGAGCTTAGCGGTATCTGCTGTGGCACACTCTGTGCCACTGGCATACCTATACTTGTTGATATCAAGGGGGGCTGACTAACACTTTGAGCCAAATTCCCATTCTGCACAGCCGAAGCTTGTGCCATACTCTGTGGCTGTCCCAAACCTATAGAAGCAGAAGGTATGCCAGGAGGCACAGCTGAACCAGCTTGACTTGGTGCAGGAACAGTACTAGCAGAAGGTATAGGGCTAACCGCAGGCAGCTGCTGGCCAGTCATCCCCTGGACTACAGATTCCACCCCTTGTGCCTGCGGCTGTACAGGTAACAAGGTGTTTTGCTGAGCAATGACCATTTGCTGAGGAAGGCCTGAAGCGCTAGCCTGCAATCCCTGCTGCATTATTCCTGTCTGCACAGGCTGCACTACTTGTGAAGATGGAGGAGCAGCCGTTGACGGCATAACTGGAGGTGGAATTTGGTTTGCAGCAGATGGTGGTTGCACCACAGCGGCTACGCTTCCTTGCTGCCCAACATTCAGCATTTGACCACTGGTACCTACACCTGGTATCGCTGCTGGAGCATGTGCAACAGGCTGAGCCGGGGCAGCGGCTGGATGTGCTTGTACGGAAGGCTGCATGCTCTGTGCCTGGGCAACAGGAACCGGTTGCCCTGCTCCCACCCCTGCAGAACTAGGCTGCATGGCAGGGGCTGGAGTTTGAAGGATCTGCTGATGTTGAATGTAGTCTGGCATAGCCCCTGTAACGGAGTTTTGGTTCACCGGCTTAACGTGACCTGCGGCCATCTGCGTAGGAACtgtctgttgctgctgctgttgctgttgtccATActgcaactgctgctgctgtacaACTGGCAAAGTCTGCGCCGGCTGAGAATACGGTAGCTGCTGTTGAGCCATGCTTTGAATGGCAGGTTGCTGGTGGCCCAGGGATGGGGATACACCTAGGATATTAACTGGGGCTGGCTGAACCCCAGTAACAGTGGTTAGACTGGCCTGTGCAGGAGGTTGGACCCCTGGCTTCTGCTGTGGATAGTTTACTTCTTGAGAATGCAGCTGGACTTGTGCAAGCTGTGATTGAGAAACACTCTGTGGTATACTAGATGCTGGAATTGCCGGAGGAGCAGCGCTGCTAAAATCCATCTGCTGCGGACCCACACCTTGAAACGCTTGCTGCTGTACCACAGTAGGTGCTCCCATTTCTCCACTTCCCACACTTTCTGTATAGTGACTCAGTGTGCTTACATTGCTGCTAACAGAACTCCCACTGGTGCTCTCCCTTTCAGAAGTCACTTCAAGCGGGTTTTGTTTTATCGTCTCTACTGCTTTGTTTACTGCTACTCCTTCTGAAACTGCAACAGTGTTTTCTTTATCATAGAATTCAGTGCATGTCCATCTACCTTTTTTGAAAGGTTCAGAACTAGAATCTAATTTTACAACCCTAAACCTTGACGTGCCAGatgcaggctgctgctggcttGATCCCACTGCCATTCCTGCAGCTGGATTAGTAACATTGTTAATGACACTAGAGGAAGCACTCGTACCATTGCCAACACCACTCAAGATATTCACATTGCTGCTAGTTCCAGACAAAGCATTTACGTTACCAGTACTCGTGATGTTGCTTAAATTTATAGTACCAAGCATGCTGCTTGCCACACTAGAACTACCACCACCCATATTATTTAAGGTACTAGTTCCAGTAGCAGGACTTACACCTAAATTGCCAGGAGTACTTGTAGTGCGGATATTAGACACGACAGGTGCTGGGGAACCAGTGGATGATGCAGCAGAAACTGGTGCAGTTGATATAACATTGTCAGAGCTTCCAGTTGTTGATAGTTTCCTAAACGATGGACTGGGCGGTGGTCCTCCAGAAATTGGGGCACTGCCCACCCCAGGATGCGATGGATGATGGTGTCCatgatggtggtggtgaagaTGGTGGTGGTGATGAACGTGATGAGGGTGAACACTTCCATTGATCACAACACTCTGCTGTGGGTGATGAGGCAGAGGAGCATGCTGCTGAGGAATATGAGGCTGGTTAGGAGAAACAGCCCCTGGAGTCTCTGCCTCTTGGAAGTTATTTAAAGTCTCTTCAGAGGAGCTCCTCTCAGGTTCTCCCAAGTCAGTGGCCCTGGATAAAGAAACATCCAAGATTTCTGAAGACGACAGGTCTTCAGTGTGGGACTCATCCAGGTCATCGTAGCTTTCTGTATCTTCAGCTATGCTGTTATTAGAGCTCATGCTAGCTGATATTTGAGCAGGGGTCACACTGGTAATTTGGAagccacttttctttttcatttgagcTCCAGTCTGTGCAAGAGGCTGTGGCTGGAGCTGAGACTGCGAGAGGAGGTTCAGGCTTTGTGGAGGAGGGGGTGTCGGCTGTGGACCCGCTGATGAAGATGCTGCAGGAGATGGAGGCGGCGGCTGGACCAGCAAAGGCGGCTGATAATCCTCGGCGGAGAGGGCAGCACTCCCAACGCCGGTACCTGGTGCAGTGGGAGCAGTAACGCAGCTGCTGccgctgctactgctgctgcccCTTCTAGGAAACATTGCCGGGTGCGCCATCTTCCTAGCACTAATGTCTGCGGCTGAGTCAGGCTGGTGCATTGTATCGGGTGTATTTTAAGAGTGCAATCCCCCGGtatggagagagacagacacacacacacacacggttaGCTTTGCGCTCACGGCAGGGCAGAGAGACACCACGcacaacccacccaccccccctccccggctcccgcagagcacgggctgaggcgccTCGGCACCGCCGCtaaccacccccctcccctcctcctcctcctcctcccctccgaGACAGGGAGGGGGCGAGGACCGGTCCTCTGCCGCCTCTAGATTAGCGCCTCTGAATGTGACACTTTCAATCCTCCGCCATtcactttctttctcccttccccccccctccccatttttttttttttttttttttcggatttccaccaccacccccctcctcGACCGCCCCACCACCACCTACCCCTCTCCCCAGCAGGGGGGTGGGCAACGGGCGGAGGAAATGCCCGCGGTAGCCGGCCGGCTCCGGGGACGAGCCCCTTTCCTCCCCGCGGCTGAGCCGGGCGCCGCGGCTCGCCGGCAGCCGGCAGAACCGCCCTCcccacggccgccgccgccgccaccaccgggCCGCCGCCTGCTCGACGGCTGGGCGAGGGCAACCGGCGGGCCCTCAGGGCAGCCCGGCGAGGCGGACGGCGCCCCTCGCCATCCCCGCTGTAGTAGTAGGAGGAGGAGAGCGCAGATACGTACAGGACTGGCACACAGCAGGGCGGCAGCGGCAGGCTGAGCCGGGCAGGCACATCCCCGTCAGTGGCAGCCATGGAGCTGAATCATTTTGGGTAGTAAAGAGACGAAataaggagggaagaaaagcagcagcagcagcccgaCAAGAGAGTCCatgaaaaggagggagggaggaaggggggagccAGCCAGGcagcctctctctcctccctctgtgTCTGGCTGTCTCTGGAGGAGGCTCCGCTCCGCAcgctcttccttccccctccgcctcctcccccTTTATAACAGGCGGCACCCGCTCTTCCTCCGCAGAACCGCGCACCGGGATCGAGCCCTCCTCCCGCCTGCGCCCGTCTGCCCCGTCCTTTCTTCCCCCCGGGTTCTCTCCCGGCTTCCCTGCCGCCGCGGAGTCTCTGCCGGCCCCGTCTCCTCACGGAGCCGCGGGAGGAGGGCGCTGCGCGGggctgcaagggggggggggggcggggggggggaggggaatagcTCGCCAAAGGGGAGGGCAGGCGAGAGACAACGTAAGATGGCGGCCGCCGCGCACGCGCGCCCCGCTGGCAGACATAAAGCCTGTCTGGCCGAGGCTGACGGAAATAGGCTCGGCTTCGCCTGGCGGAAATTGCCGAGCGGCGCCGAACCCGAggatgggggaggaagggaagggggggggggggggtgttctccGGGTTGGGGAGGGGGCGTTCTCCGGGTTGGGGAGGGGGCGCAGGGCTGTGGCCATGGCGGGCGGGCTGCTCGTGTCGTCTgtgtgcctcccccccccccaggtgccccTCTCTGCCTCTTCTTCGGGCCCGCAGCATGACTGTGCCTCACATgacccgccgccgcctccctccccctctccgTTGCAGATTTATTCAAGTTATTCATCACCTTCTCCCGCCCCTCCTCGGTCCAGAATATTCCTGCCCATTCCTTCTCCCCTTCGCATGGGGAAAACGGAGGCgctttgcttttggggggggggggggtcgcctTCCCCTTTGTGCCCCCGGCGGCTTGCCTCCCCCTCACACACAGCCGTGGCGAGGGTCGCGGCGGGTGACTCTCCTCACGCCGTGAAatggccgccccccccccccccccccctccaggcgCAGTTCCCCGCTCGGGCGGGGGGGAAGGCTGCCGGGGTGAGCTCTGAGGCGGCGAAACGGTATCGGGGACACAGGGCAGAGATGGGGAAGGGGAACGACGCCCGGAGGCAGCTGGGTCAGGTGAGATGGTTCCTCGGCATTCGCAAGCGacacgggtgggtgggtgggtgtgtgtgtggaggagCCTCTGATGAGGGCTTGAGAGGAAACGCGCCGAAGCGCTGCTCCAAAAATGATGCCGTTCAAAGGTGTTTTTAAGTTACTAAACGGAATTGAGGTGAAATCCACCAGCCTTCCCTTGATGTTTCAGTGCTGGCGAAGAAAGACCGTGTGGCCCTTCTTGGAGCCAGGTGGCAAAGCTCGACGGGCACGGCATGGCTGCTCCAGCTCTCCCCGTCCCAAACAGAGCTTCTCCTCCTCGTGGAGCAACGACCGTCTGATCTCTGAAGATTCTCCTTCCAGGAAAACCTCCAGGAGATTTTCCTTCACGTCCTTGCAGCTGCCAGCGTGCACAGAGCTGCCCAGCAGGTAGACGGGTACCTCATGGCCACACAAGTCTGACAGGTTGACACCATCACGGAGGGTCCCACCGGCAGGCCCCTCTCCAGGAACGCTTTCCGCAATAAAATTGGGCATCCTGCTTCCCTACGGAGAGGGGGACAGGTTCTCTCCCCCTTTTCTCCACCAGCCTGGTGGTAGGGTGTGCGTAAGTGCCCAGAGAGCTGCTCGCCTTCCCACCTTGCACGTCCTTGTCTCCAAACACGGGCATCCGTGAGCGGGTGGAGGTGTCCCAAATTGCCGCTTTGAAGTTGGTCTGGTTTGCATGGAATAATAAAACATTCGCAAGACTTGACTGGCTCAGGCTAATTCTGTCACCTGACTATGAAGACCGCTGGTTAGGACAGTCAGCAGGgcacaggggaaaaaacaggGCTTGGTGTTTGCTGCAGTGAATATTTAAGCACATCATGAAGAGTAGTAGAGCTTGAACGGGAGGAAAGTTGTGAGAGTCCAAGGTATTATATCATATAGCTGAGTCATTAGAGAGTTCTTGTGGGAGATGTAAATGTTAGTTCCTTCAGGCAGAGAGGAGATTTGAGTCTCCCATGTTCGGCGTGTGGCGTTTAATCACTGAGGTACTAAAAAAGCTCCATTTTGTGAAAAGGATGAGGATTCAAGGTCACACACGCAGTGCGAGTTTTTGCTGCCTGTTCCTGGATTTCACCCTTCCATCTTGCTTCTCCCTGTTAACCTAGCTTATCTAGCGCTCAGTCAgtgtggggacaggggtggctttGAGAAAATCCCACCTTTTGCAGCCTCATTCCTTTTATGTCTGGAATGCAGACATTCAGCTCGGGTCTCCAGGTATCTAAAAGGTAGACTTGCAACCCTTGCTCCTTCTGTGGCTCTAGGACGCTGCCTGTATACACGCACTATGAAATCACTGACGTGTGAGTAAATAGGATTCTGCCTTTTCTGAGAGCAagacaatattattttttaaaactgataATCTGGTGGAACAGCTTGGAGACCATGCTACCCACACGTGAGCTCCCTGCAGGAAGGAGCCTCTGTGTAACCCTCACAGATTTCAGGAAAGATCACAAAGGTGCCCACAATCTGTCTACATCTTGATGCAACACTAAGGCCTTATATGTGTCTTTAATGAGATACTCGCGTATGTAAACATTTTGGAGATGAGAGCCCAAGGTTGCAAGCCAACTTCGATTATAAATTCCTCTTCTGTTTATAACTTTCCCAGAACAATTTCCTTGAGGAATTAAGTCTTCTGTAAGAAGTTGTAGCTCAAAGATGATTTTTTGAACGTTTGAACAAAGTCCAACTACTTTTAAAGCACATAGGCTATGAAAACCGATGAATCTGTTTCTAACCTTAAAAATTTGTGCAAAAGTGACTCAAAAAGGATTGAGCTGTAAAGTTTGTATGCACCTAATAGACATCAACAAgtctgaaaaagaattaaaacagtaGTATTGTCATTGGTTAGATGTTTGCTTTTACCCACGCTAACTAACTTCTATTAATTTTGAATAGTTCTTAAGTCTTTTGGGCTATAAATTTCTTTGTACAGCATGTGAAACAGTTCTCTAAATTGGGTCCATGTAGTTCTCTTCTTACAcaagagaaactgaagaaaaaatgaaatttaggtAACAGTGTTAACTTACGTGCACAATGTGGTCACCGGTCAGTTGACAGTCCAAATGTTGGTCTAGACTAGACAAAGCACATCTGAAGTGGcatgtttgaaattaattttttaaatgcatttcataaatatgaacattttcatggtacacctttttttctttccttatccaTTTTCATAAGGTATATGCTTatacttctctttcatttttttgtaagcCTCAGTCTAAGCATGAAAATGGGATTCTcaaatgaaagattttaattccttttcGTATCCATTAAGgtttatgaaattaaaattaaaccatTGATAATTTGTTATAAATTGTCTTATTTAGTTGTTCAAAGTGGGAAAAGAAATTTCATCATATACCTCATTTACAAAAcaccaaatatttcaaaattcagcCACACACAATGGGCCACCTTTGCGTATGGACAGTAAGTGAAATCACCCGATAGTTTTTTCCAAACAAGTCCACCTGCTGTTTTTTAATGAACTCTATCAATCAACTAGCTGGAACCAGAGGTGCTTGTGTCATCACTGGATGGATCCAGCACCTTGTTCACCGTGGTCACCGCTCGTGACTACAGGGCAGACGGTCCTGCAATCCCATCATGGCCTCAGCTGGAGACTGAAGACTGCTGGAGGGTTGCCAGTACAGAGGAATCCCCTTGGATTGCATCTCCTATGTCCATGCTTCCCAAATGGGCACACACAGGTGGGCTCGATGCAGCCCTTGCTGCCAGGTCAGGAGAGTGAGTGTCTGGAATAACTCTTATTTCAACCTTAAAATCTTATCATTCAGGTTAGTGCAAGAGAGCAAGGTCTTCACAGTGTAAATATTTAGAGATCTGTCTCCCATATATTTCTTCAGACAGGAAACAAGAAGCCTTGTTGCCACCACAGATTCTCCAAGGATACCAGAAGCagcagtattttaatattttctttctttggttccTTTACTATTTGACACAGTTGTATGCGTTCATCCTAGCATAtgcagtagggtttttttgtctttgtactGCATAATTATAAAGCCAACAAACAGGAATACTATGGGGTTTTACTCAAGACCGTCAGAATCATGGCAAATCGGTTTGATGTGTGTTTTAAATCCTGTGTGACTgcttcataaataattttttgaaaactttaatgaaaagaatttttttatgatctGAAGCTGCCATTGTTAGTTTAGACAGGAGGCTTTTCTGTGTTCGTTAATATTGCTGACTGTAGGCTCTAAGTTGCTTTACAAAGATGTAtgcaatgtttttcttccttcttagaGAAGCACTCATAAGAAAATTCTCACCTTTCAGCTCTGAAAAAGTTGTAAttctgcttctgcattttcttaGAAAGTTCAAGTCAAGTCTTgatcttcctttcttgttttgtttttagttgGCTGGTTAGTTGGTTGATTGGGTTTACTGACTGATTCCAAAACGCctactgaaacatttttcagtcCTTATTTTAATTCTTATGAAATAATGTTGAACTTTTTGGAAAGGGAAGTTTTCTCGCAAGTTCTTCTTAAATAAATGCTTGCAGAAATAGACAATTCtagcaatctttaaaaaaatctgcttccttTAGACTAGTCATGTCTACTCCAATGCCAATATACTCAAAACCATATCTTTCTAGATAATCGGGAAGAGTTGGTTTAAAATGCTTATTATACCTGCACTTGGGGAAGGTGGCCAGGTAGGTTGTCTTGGCTTTTTATGGggatttgtcctggtttcggctgggatgatagagttaattttctttctagtagctggtacagtgttatgttttggatttagaatgagaataatgttgataacacactgatgttttcagttgttgctaggtagtgtttatacttaaagtcagggatttttcagcttctcatgcccagccagcaagattTTATGAAAGACTTCTGGGCTTCTAGAAGCTTTATCATCACTTTAACTTTCAACTGTATAGACTATAGGTGTATAGGCTGTGTGCCCTGTATTGCAGGAGCAAGGGTTAAAACCAGCCCGTGGCCGATGCATTACCACCTAAAAGTCCACCATGATTTTATCACTGTTATCATTGTGCTCTCCTTTACTT
Above is a genomic segment from Accipiter gentilis chromosome 13, bAccGen1.1, whole genome shotgun sequence containing:
- the LOC126045174 gene encoding uncharacterized protein LOC126045174, whose translation is MAGGLLVSSVCLPPPQVPLSASSSGPQHDCASHDPPPPPSPSPLQIYSSYSSPSPAPPRSRIFLPIPSPLRMGKTEALCFWGGGGSPSPLCPRRLASPSHTAVARVAAGDSPHAVKWPPPPPPPLQAQFPARAGGKAAGVSSEAAKRYRGHRAEMGKGNDARRQLGQCWRRKTVWPFLEPGGKARRARHGCSSSPRPKQSFSSSWSNDRLISEDSPSRKTSRRFSFTSLQLPACTELPSR